GGCACGAGATATCCGTCTTCTCCATCGCTGATCACCTCGGGGATACCCCCGACAGAAGTCGCCACGACCGGCAGAGCCGAAGCCATCGCTTCGAGAAGAGTAAGAGGAAGTCCTTCAGAATCGGATGAAAGGACAAAAAGGTCAAGAGCGCTGAAAAAAGTAGAGACTTTCGGCGTCGCCGGCAGGATCGAGAGAGAGCTTCCAACGCCGAGGGATGAGGCAAGCGAACGTAGAGAAGTTTCCAGGGGGCCCTGGCCGAGGATCGCGAGATGGGCCTCGGGAAATTCCTTCTTTACGGTGGAAAAGGCTTCTATCAGAAGCATATGGTTCTTGACCGGAACGAGTCGTCCTACCGTACCGATGAGAGGCGAGCCGGTGGGAAGGCCGAACCATTTTCTTCCTTTTTCCGGGGGGAGCGGATCTTTATAGGGAGAAAGGCATATACCGTTGCGGATCGTCACGATACGGTCAGCCAGGGTGGGGAAACAGGCCTCGAACGATCTGTGAGCATGTTCTGATACGGTGATGATCGTCCGGGCCCTGCGCGCGAAAAACCGGTACGACACCCTGTGGAAAAAAGGCAGGTCGGCGGGAAGCCATGGACGGTGTTCCGTCCTTATCACGGGTATCCTGTTTCTGATCAGCAGTGAAGAGATCGCTTCCCAGATACCGGCGGAGGAGTTATGCAGGTGGAGAATGTCCGGCCCTGTCTCCCTGATCAGTGAGGAAAGGGCTCGTGGCAGGGACCTGTCGATCCCTTTTTTCTTCCCCAGAAGAAAGACTCTACCCCCGTGTTTTTCGATTTCCTCGACAAGATCCCCGCCTGAAGAAAGGACAAAAACAAAGTGTTCGAAGGTTCTATCATCCCCACATCGCAGCAGAGTGCTTATTATATGCTCGGCGCCCCCATGGTAGAGGGAATATACTATATGGGCAATCCTGTACTTCGTCATGACGCAATAGTACCGAACGGCAGGGGTATCTTTCCAGATTAATCAGAGAATTTTGATTAAAAACTAAAAAGAATCGCGATATCCTGATATTGTTATCAACAGTGGGCAATATCTGCCGATAAAACTGTCAGGCCGCGGGCGCGGCATGACATGGCATATTTAAAGTGCCGCTGGATCACCAGGAATAGTCCTGCCTGGACTGCCGGAAGTGTAAATCGCTGGAGGTGTTCTTTGAAAAGAGCGAAGATCGTATGTACTATCGGACCGGCATCGAGAGATGAGGAGACGCTTAAAAGATTGATCGATGCCGGGATGAATGTGGCGAGGATGAATTTTTCTCACGGAGAGCATGCCGAACATCTCGAGGTATACGACAGGATAAGAAAAATAGATGATTCAGTGGCGATAATGCAGGATCTTCAGGGGCCAAAGATCAGGGTCGGGATAATAGAATCGGGAGAGATGATGCTTGGTTCCGCCGAGGAGATCACTCTCACTACCGGCGATAAGAAAGGGCCAGGAAAAATAGTGCCGGTGACATATTCTCATCTGCCCGATGATGTCGTGCCCGGCAACAGTATTTTTCTCAACGACGGACTGATCCAGCTCGAGGTCCTTCGTGTTGAAGGACGGGAGGTCAGATGCAAAGTCCTGCTCGGAGGGATACTGACTTCCAGAAAAGGAGTAAATCTCCCCGGGGTCAGGGTCAGTTCGCCGGCGCTTACCGAAAAGGACAGGGAGGATCTCGAATTTGGACTCGACCTTGGAGTGGACTATGTCGCCCTTTCATTCGTCAGACGCGCTGAAGAAGTACGAGAACTTAAACACCTGATAGATATGGCAGATTCATCAGCCAGGGTAGTCTCTAAGATCGAGAAGCGCGAAGCGCTCGAATCAATCGACGAGATCCTTGACGAGACAGACGCCGTAATGATAGCAAGAGGGGATCTCGGCGTGGAGATCCCGACCGAAGAAGTCCCCGTGATCCAGAAATCACTTATTGAGATGTGTCTGGCGAAAGGAAAACCGGTGATAACTGCGACCCAGATGCTCGAATCGATGGTAAATTCGAAAAGGCCGACAAGGGCCGAAGCGAGCGATGTCGCCAATGCAGTCATAGACGGGACGGACGCGATCATGCTCTCTGCCGAAACAGCGACGGGCCATTATCCGGTCGAGACGGTCGAGGTGATGAGCAGGATCGCTGAAGCGGCTGAAAAATACAAAAGCAATTCATTCATAGTCCGAAAGGATTCAAGCGGATTCATTTCCGATGAAGCTGGCGCGCTTACAGATGCAATAGCCTCCGGCGTCGCTGCCGTTGCCAGAGATGTGGGCGCTTCGGCGATCGCCGTACTGACACACGGTGGGCAGACAGCCAGGTTGATCGCAAGACGAAGGCCCGAAGTACCGATCATCGCCCTGACAGATTTTCTTCCCGTTGTAAGACAGATGTCTCTCGTGTGGGGAGTGGAGGCTATCCCGGTTGAAAGCATAGAAGAGACCGAAACGATATTCTCGATTGTAAAGGAAAAGGTCAGGAAAGCGGGATATAAAGGGAGAGTCGTTATGACGGCAGGTATTCCTACAAGAGAAAGAAGGCCGAGCAACACGATACATGTAATCGATATATAGGGAAAGAAAGTTTACGGCAAAGAGTCGGGAGTTAAAATATTTTACGGCACAAAAATGTGAAAAAACGATGATAATCTGTTAAAAAACCAGGAAATGAAGGGCCGGAAACTTGGCCATCATTCTATAACACAAAGCCAATAAAAACGTTACTGACGTTTTTAGAAGTCGCGAGCAGTCGAGGCTTTCCTCTTTCCCGTGCTGGTCGCCAGACTCCACCTTTCTGGCATAAAACTTGATGTAATAATGGGATAGAGCCTGAGATGAGCCCGCGGAAACTCTTATAAAAACGGGGCCTCCCCCCCCAACGTTAAGAGAAGGTTCGAACAGGCGCCAGAGCCGAAGGAGGCTTGAGCAGCACGATCATATTTGAAAACCTTCGGGGACCTTATAAAGCGGACCGTGACCTGGTCCGCTTTTTTATTATCCATTCGACAGTTATGACAGACGACCCTTTTAAATTAAAGAGGAAAGGGCGGCAAACCCTTTTGACAAACAAAACGGTTTTGGTTACATTGTTGCAGACCATAGGGCCTGTAGAAAACAGGACAGGCCGCCTCTGGTTCCTTGGGCAGGGGATCGAGCCTGTCAAAGAGAGTGGTATTGACGGCGAATATTCCCTGAAAATAAAACCTGGTGGAAGTGGGTCATGGTTTCAAAAAATGAAGCTCGTGCAGGCAGGGATGAAAAAAAGGGAGACCTTTCTATCATCCTGAAGTTGAAAGAGCGCGGCGGGATATCTGTCAATGTGGACAGTACGGTCGGTGATTTGTTCGGCGCGAAGATCGCGGAAAGAGTGGAAAAGACTCTGATTAACCTCGGCGTCGGCGATGCTGAGATAGAAGTCGCTGATATGGGGGCTCTCGACTATGTCATCCAGGCCCGCGTGGAAACGGCGGTCAGGCGGCTTAAGGAAGTTGAAAAGTCCGATCTCCCGAAAAACACAATAAAATATGGCCCGCCGGTCAGGGACAGGCTGCGCAGGACAAGGCTCTACATGCCGGGGAACAATCCAGACCTGATGCGCAACGGAGGGCTTTACGGCGCCGATTGCCTGATACTCGATCTCGAGGATTCGGTCTCTCCCATCGAGAAAGATTCTGCAAGGATCCTTGTTCGCAATACCCTTCACACGATTGATTTCGGCGCCGCCGAACGGATCGTGAGGATCAATCCCCTTTCAACACCGTACAGCAGGGAAGACCTTGAGATGATAGTGCCGGTAAGGCCCGATACGATCCTTATCCCCAAATGCGAGACAGCTTCCGATGTCGCAGACGTGGCGGCGATCATCGACAGGATAGAGCAGGAAAACGGTATAAAGGAAAAGACCCTGCTGATGCCGCTTATCGAGACGGCAAAAGGGATCCTGAACGCTTTTGAGATCGCTTCAGCAAGCGACAGGAATGTCGCGCTCTGTTTCGGGGCGGAGGATTTCACTGCCGACATCGGTGTCGAGAGGACAAGGGAAGGGGCCGAGACCTTTGTCGCGAGGTCTTTGCTCGTCCTTGGCGCCAAGGCGGCCAGGGTACAGGCTATAGATACGGTATTCTCCGATTTCAAGGATGAAGAAGGGCTGGTAAAAAGTACAGAGGAAGCGATGGCTATCGGATTCGAGGGCAAGGGCGTGATACATCCGTCACAGATAGATCCAGTCCACAGGGTCTTTACGCCGACGAAAGAACGTATAGAATACGCGAGGAAAGTCGTCGCGGCGATAGAATCGGCCAGAGAAAAGGGAAGCGGAGTCGCTTCGATCGGAAGCAAGATGGTGGACGCGCCGATAGAGATCAGGGCGAGAAAGATCCTGAGGCTTGCCGGCGCGCTTGGCCTGCTCGATGATGATCCACCGGTGGTATGAATATAGAGTTGGGTGATTAAACCTTAGTCAGGGGGATGGATCGTGAAGATGGTCCGGAACGCTCTTGGAAGAATGATTCCAGAGGAGATCGATGGCCGAATATTGAGACCTTTCAATGGAGCGCATGCTGATCATGGCGGCGGAAGAAAAGCCTCCCCTCCGATAAGGGCGGTCGTCGATTATGAAAATAAGGTTAGAAAATCCCTTGATGAAGCGATAGAAGCATGCGAGATAAAGGACGGGATGACGGTCTCGTTCCACCACCACCTGCGAAACGGTGATCATGTAGTGAACATGGTTATCGACAAGCTCGCCGAAAAAGGGCTTAAAGGATTGACCATAGCCCCCTCGGCCCTTTTCCCCGTGCACGAACCGCTGATAAGACATATAGAGAATGGTGTCATCACGCATGTCGAGGGATCGATGAACGGGCCGGTCGGGAGGGCCTGTTCTCTCGGAAAGATGAGCAAAACCTCGATACTTCGTTCTCATGGCGGAAGATACAGGGCGATCCAGGATGGCGACCTTCATATAGATGTGGCCTTTATCGCCGCTCCCGCGGCAGATTCGTTCGGAAACTGCAATGGCAGGACTGGCCCGTCCGCTTGCGGAGTGATGAGTTACGCTCTCGCCGATTCACAGTACGCCGACAGGGTAGTCGTACTGACTGACAATCTTGTGCCATTTCCGAATCATCCATGGATAATCAGGGGCGGGAATGTCGATCATATCGCGGTCGTGGAAAAACTCGGAGACCCTGGACAGATAGTCTCCGGCACTACGATGATAACCAAGAGCCCGACCAGGTTACTTATAGCGAAATACGCGGCGCAGCTTGTCAGCGATATGGGTCTTATCGAAGAGCCGGAATTCTCATTCCAGGCGGGAGCTGGAGGGATATCCCTCGCTTTTATCAAATATCTCGGGGATATGCTCAGGGAACGAGGAGCAAAGGCCGATTTCGCCAGGGGAGGGTCGAATAAATTCCTCGTCGATATGCTCGAGGAGGGGCTTGTCCAATATATTCTCGACGGCCAGTGTTTCGATGGAGTCGGGATAAGGTCTCTCAGGGAAAACCCCCGGCATGTGGAGACGGACCCGTTTACTTCATACTGTTATCACGAGAAGGGCAATTTCGCTACGCGGGTCAGGGCGGCGGTCCTCGGAGCTACTGAGATCGATCTTGATTTCAACGTCAATGTAAATACCCACTCCGATGGATGGCTTCTGCACGGGATCGGCGGATTCACCGACGTATGCGACGCGTACTGCACGATAATAACGGCGCCCCTGCTGAGAGGCAGGTTGTCAACGATAGTAGAAAAGGTGACGACCGTCACCGCGCCGGGAGAGACTGTCGATGTCCTGGTCACCGAACAGGGGATAGCGGTAAATCCCGCCAGAAAAGACCTTCTCGAAAGGCTCAAAGGGACGCGAATTCCGATGAGATCGATAGCCGAGCTGAGAAAGATGGCGATAGATATCGCAGGAGAACCGGAAAAACCTCAGTTTGAAGAGAGGATCGTCGCGCTGATAGAATATCGTGATGGCACTGTTATTGATACCGTAAGGCAGTTGAAAGTATAGATCTGCCACTGCGCGGTAATAAGATGATCGAACGATCCCGGCGGCGTATGAACGAATACTTCTCCCGGCCGCAAAGGCACCACATCTCTTCAAAGGAGGAGTTTTGAAAGGCTCCAGCTCAAAGACATTTTTAAAAGATATCGTCAGCAGGATCACCACCCTTGCTGAAAATAAAGGGCTGCTTGTCAGCGATAGGGAAAAGATCTACCGGCTTTCACTTCACGACAAAGTTACTCTGCGGGGAAGAAAAACCGAAGATGTACTCAACATTCACGGATCTCCTTCTTTTATAACAAGGAAAACAAGCAGATCGGCGGCACAGACGGAGATATTTTTCGCCGATCCGGATGAAAGACAAAAAGAGATCATCCTCGCCGCGGTAAAATTTCTCGAAGATCACCTTGCCGGCGGGGGAGAACTTCTTCTTATGGACAAGAAGATGGGGCTTCACCGCGATCATTCCCACCTCTGCAGAACCATAGTGACACCGGATTACGCGAGGATGCTCGTCATGTGGGACAGGCTGATCTTCGACCAGAGTGCCGACGAAAAAGGCGATGGCCCGGGGCAGGTGGAAGTCCTTATTCCGGAATGGGAGGAATACGCGAGGACAAAAGGCCTCCCTCCGGTAGCCATTCTCGTCGACGCGGTAAACAGGATCACATTCGCTCTCGGAAGCGATTACTTCGGCGAGGTCAAGAAAGGCCATCTGCGAATGGCGATGTACAGTGAAAAACTGTCTTTCCTCGAGGGAAAAGGGGGAGGACTGGGCGTGCATGCCGGGGGGAAAGTCATAGGTGTGGTAGAAAAAGATACCGGGAAAGTGAAAGAGAAGGGTGCTCTCTTCTTCGGCCTCAGCGGAACAGGAAAGACGACTCTCTCCGTCCACCATTTCTGGCTCGACGCGGAAAATGGAGAACACGTGATCATCCGCCAGGATGATTTCTTCGTCCTGGGAAAAGACGCGAAGGCGTATGGCACCGAGGATAACGCCTATATCAAGACGGAGGGACTTGAGGCTGAAGGGCAGCCACTCCTCTATGCGGGGGCGACGAGCCCCCGGGCGGTGCTTGAGAATGTCTATATCGAGCCCGGGACACTCAGGCCTGATTTTTTCAGGTACGACCACCCTCATGTTCAGGGAGGCAGGTGCCTTAACGGGCGAGGGATCGTGATCAGAAAGGAACTTGATTTTACCGACGAGAGGATTGATCTCGACCGGGTCGACATGATCTTCTTTATAACGAGAAGAGAAACAGTCATTCCTCCCGTTATGAGACTCGATACCGAACAGGCCGCCGCCACTTTCATGCTCGGTGAATCGATACTTACCTCGGCAGCCGATCCGGCGAGAGCGGGAGAATCGGTCCTCGAGGTGGGAACAAATCCTTTTATCGTGGGATCAAAGGGAAAAGAAGGGAATATATTCCTCGATATTCTTGAAAGTAACAGGAATATCCAGGCCTTTCTGCTCAACACGGGCGGTTTCGGCGGGCGGACAGTCGAGAGTATGGCGGGGACGCTCGATTCGCCGGAAGGGATGGAGGCTCTGACTGACTACCTTTCAGGGAGACCCCACGGGGAAAAGGGAAAGGTGGTGAAGCGTTCTCTTGTCGACGGGGCCGAGGCCCGTTTCACGATCGACCAGGTCAGGTTCGAGGTAGAAAAGGACAACAGAAGATACAGATCAAAGGCAGAACTTGAGGAGATCGTTGAAAAGATCGAAAGAGGCGATGCTGACGCCTCAGATCATGATCTCGTCAGGATCGACAGGCTCCTGGGTGAAAAGATAAGGATACAGGATTCAGCGGCATGTATCAGGGAAATTTCCAGGGGCGCGGTCGAATGGAAGAGGGATGATTACTGGGGATATGAGGTCCCCGTCTCCCTTCCCGGAATCGATATGTCGAGATTCGACGAAAACAGGTTTTACACTCCGCCGGAACTGATCGAGCTGAAGGAGAGGATCAGAAAAGAAAGGATAGAATGGCTTCATTCTTTCGATGATCTCGATCCCAGGATAAGGAATAATTTCGACATCTAGTTATTAAAGGCACGTCCCGCCGGAGTATTCTTACGGTCTGGCCTCAATCCCAGGTTATTTTATTCCCTGAAATATTTCTTTGCTCTTTTGGTCAGAATATACTAGGCTGTGGCGAGTCTGATGAGTGTAACGACAACTGGCCCAGAAGGAGGAGTTTTATGCGACGTCTTATCGCCCTGTCCCTGCTCGTAATCATTCTCGCGGCGGCTTCCGGAGTAAATGGAGAAGGAATCCGCGAGAGAAAGCCGACGCTCGTCTACGGCGAACTTGGTGGAAAGGCCATATTTTACAGTATGGGGGTTGAAAGGTATCTCACAAACACCTTCGGCATCGGGGCAGGAGTAATGGGTATCGGCGTCAGCGACGGCTTCGTCGGACTTTTCCCCATCTATATCTCACTCAATCCGGTCGGTGATATGCACAGCCTGTATCTGTCGGGCGGGACGCTGATCGCGGCGGCTTCGAACTGGGATGAGACCGAATCGGCAGCTCTCTTTACAGGGTCTATCGGATACCAGTACCAGTCGGACAGTGGGCTCTGGGTGCGGCCGACGATCAATGTGATCTTTGACACCGATTCGGAGGGGCTTTTTTTAGTTCTTCCAGGTGTCGCCATCGGTGGCAGTTTTTAGACTGTCGAAGCTGGGAGAACCGGTATGAAGAGATAGCGGCAAAACAGCTCAGACCCCTTTCCATAAGAGGGTTTTTCTGCTATATTGGAAGCACGGACTCCGGCACTTTAAACCCGCCCCTGTATGCGAGGTCAAGATGTATCGGACTATTTTGCTTGCTGCAGCGCTGATGGCAGCCTCTTCAATGAACCTTTATGCCTCAGGCGTGGAAGAAGAGCTCGAGGCCCTGACCCGGATCGTGGATCAGGGTGGATACGGTTTCAGCGTAGGCAACACATCGGTAATGCGGCTGTCTCCGGAAGAAAGAAGCCTGATGCGGGGGTTTATTCCTCCTTCCGCAGAGATGTGGAAATCCCTGCCGAAGTTCAGGACATCGGGCGCTGATATCGACGACCCTGTTTTCGACTGGCGCTCGGGAGGGTACGTAACCGGTGTCCGCAACCAGGGCCCATGCGGTTCATGCTGGGCCTTCGCCTCGATAGGGCAGCTGGAATCGCATATAATCATCAACGACGGAGTGGTTTTCGATCTTTCCGAGCAGCACGTTATAGACTGCAATATCTATGGCAGCGACTGTGGCGGAGGGAATACGCAAGCGGCGTATCATCTTCTGCGAACGAACGGAGCTGTCCTGGAATCATGCATCCCATATACGGCGACCGACGGCAATACCTGCGGTCAGGATGCCTGTCTCAGCGTCGCGCTGATCAGCGCCGGGATGGCGGTGAACAACGATATCGCCTCTATCAAGGAAGCTCTTCTGTCTGGACCTGTATATTCAGCGGTCAGGACTCACGCCCTTTTCGACGCATATGACGGCGGATGTTACGATTATGACGACAATCTTCATGAACCCGACCATGCCGTGCTTATCGTCGGATGGGACGATACCGCCTGCGGCGGGAGCGGCGCCTGGATATGCAAAAACAGCTGGGGTACCGGCTGGGG
This genomic stretch from Candidatus Krumholzibacteriota bacterium harbors:
- a CDS encoding glycosyltransferase yields the protein MTKYRIAHIVYSLYHGGAEHIISTLLRCGDDRTFEHFVFVLSSGGDLVEEIEKHGGRVFLLGKKKGIDRSLPRALSSLIRETGPDILHLHNSSAGIWEAISSLLIRNRIPVIRTEHRPWLPADLPFFHRVSYRFFARRARTIITVSEHAHRSFEACFPTLADRIVTIRNGICLSPYKDPLPPEKGRKWFGLPTGSPLIGTVGRLVPVKNHMLLIEAFSTVKKEFPEAHLAILGQGPLETSLRSLASSLGVGSSLSILPATPKVSTFFSALDLFVLSSDSEGLPLTLLEAMASALPVVATSVGGIPEVISDGEDGYLVP
- the pyk gene encoding pyruvate kinase, which codes for MKRAKIVCTIGPASRDEETLKRLIDAGMNVARMNFSHGEHAEHLEVYDRIRKIDDSVAIMQDLQGPKIRVGIIESGEMMLGSAEEITLTTGDKKGPGKIVPVTYSHLPDDVVPGNSIFLNDGLIQLEVLRVEGREVRCKVLLGGILTSRKGVNLPGVRVSSPALTEKDREDLEFGLDLGVDYVALSFVRRAEEVRELKHLIDMADSSARVVSKIEKREALESIDEILDETDAVMIARGDLGVEIPTEEVPVIQKSLIEMCLAKGKPVITATQMLESMVNSKRPTRAEASDVANAVIDGTDAIMLSAETATGHYPVETVEVMSRIAEAAEKYKSNSFIVRKDSSGFISDEAGALTDAIASGVAAVARDVGASAIAVLTHGGQTARLIARRRPEVPIIALTDFLPVVRQMSLVWGVEAIPVESIEETETIFSIVKEKVRKAGYKGRVVMTAGIPTRERRPSNTIHVIDI
- a CDS encoding citrate lyase subunit gamma, with amino-acid sequence MVSKNEARAGRDEKKGDLSIILKLKERGGISVNVDSTVGDLFGAKIAERVEKTLINLGVGDAEIEVADMGALDYVIQARVETAVRRLKEVEKSDLPKNTIKYGPPVRDRLRRTRLYMPGNNPDLMRNGGLYGADCLILDLEDSVSPIEKDSARILVRNTLHTIDFGAAERIVRINPLSTPYSREDLEMIVPVRPDTILIPKCETASDVADVAAIIDRIEQENGIKEKTLLMPLIETAKGILNAFEIASASDRNVALCFGAEDFTADIGVERTREGAETFVARSLLVLGAKAARVQAIDTVFSDFKDEEGLVKSTEEAMAIGFEGKGVIHPSQIDPVHRVFTPTKERIEYARKVVAAIESAREKGSGVASIGSKMVDAPIEIRARKILRLAGALGLLDDDPPVV
- the citF gene encoding citrate lyase subunit alpha; translation: MVRNALGRMIPEEIDGRILRPFNGAHADHGGGRKASPPIRAVVDYENKVRKSLDEAIEACEIKDGMTVSFHHHLRNGDHVVNMVIDKLAEKGLKGLTIAPSALFPVHEPLIRHIENGVITHVEGSMNGPVGRACSLGKMSKTSILRSHGGRYRAIQDGDLHIDVAFIAAPAADSFGNCNGRTGPSACGVMSYALADSQYADRVVVLTDNLVPFPNHPWIIRGGNVDHIAVVEKLGDPGQIVSGTTMITKSPTRLLIAKYAAQLVSDMGLIEEPEFSFQAGAGGISLAFIKYLGDMLRERGAKADFARGGSNKFLVDMLEEGLVQYILDGQCFDGVGIRSLRENPRHVETDPFTSYCYHEKGNFATRVRAAVLGATEIDLDFNVNVNTHSDGWLLHGIGGFTDVCDAYCTIITAPLLRGRLSTIVEKVTTVTAPGETVDVLVTEQGIAVNPARKDLLERLKGTRIPMRSIAELRKMAIDIAGEPEKPQFEERIVALIEYRDGTVIDTVRQLKV
- a CDS encoding phosphoenolpyruvate carboxykinase (ATP) is translated as MKGSSSKTFLKDIVSRITTLAENKGLLVSDREKIYRLSLHDKVTLRGRKTEDVLNIHGSPSFITRKTSRSAAQTEIFFADPDERQKEIILAAVKFLEDHLAGGGELLLMDKKMGLHRDHSHLCRTIVTPDYARMLVMWDRLIFDQSADEKGDGPGQVEVLIPEWEEYARTKGLPPVAILVDAVNRITFALGSDYFGEVKKGHLRMAMYSEKLSFLEGKGGGLGVHAGGKVIGVVEKDTGKVKEKGALFFGLSGTGKTTLSVHHFWLDAENGEHVIIRQDDFFVLGKDAKAYGTEDNAYIKTEGLEAEGQPLLYAGATSPRAVLENVYIEPGTLRPDFFRYDHPHVQGGRCLNGRGIVIRKELDFTDERIDLDRVDMIFFITRRETVIPPVMRLDTEQAAATFMLGESILTSAADPARAGESVLEVGTNPFIVGSKGKEGNIFLDILESNRNIQAFLLNTGGFGGRTVESMAGTLDSPEGMEALTDYLSGRPHGEKGKVVKRSLVDGAEARFTIDQVRFEVEKDNRRYRSKAELEEIVEKIERGDADASDHDLVRIDRLLGEKIRIQDSAACIREISRGAVEWKRDDYWGYEVPVSLPGIDMSRFDENRFYTPPELIELKERIRKERIEWLHSFDDLDPRIRNNFDI
- a CDS encoding T9SS type A sorting domain-containing protein, which gives rise to MYRTILLAAALMAASSMNLYASGVEEELEALTRIVDQGGYGFSVGNTSVMRLSPEERSLMRGFIPPSAEMWKSLPKFRTSGADIDDPVFDWRSGGYVTGVRNQGPCGSCWAFASIGQLESHIIINDGVVFDLSEQHVIDCNIYGSDCGGGNTQAAYHLLRTNGAVLESCIPYTATDGNTCGQDACLSVALISAGMAVNNDIASIKEALLSGPVYSAVRTHALFDAYDGGCYDYDDNLHEPDHAVLIVGWDDTACGGSGAWICKNSWGTGWGIDGFFYIKYGVSWIGWYATQISYHPIVEIVYPSGGETLNIGDLVNIEWTTGNVEPDSVRIILEYNDMSPVQTVLATGLTGTNLYVWEVPELYVEDASIEIISFLGDGIRGSDRSGGFDISLGNTVRQNYPNPFSETTTISYSLTQAGKVRITIFDSNGHLVRVVEEKTREPGSYTVEWDGRSEDGSVVSSGVYFCRIEAGTKDTTKKIVLLK